The Pseudomonas fragi DNA window GAAGCTGGCCGACGCCGACCTGCACAACCCGTCACCGCTGGTGCGCAAAGCGGCGATCCAGAGCATTGTCGGCCTCGTGCCCAGTGCCCAGCGCACGTTGTTGTTGGGGCCATTGCTCGATGACGAGGAACAAAGCGTGCGCTTTGCCGCGGCCAACGCCCTGCTCGGCCTGTCGCCAGATGAACAGGGCCTGTACTTCGGGCCGTTGCAGCAAGTGATCGACGAGTTCGAACGCGACCTCAAGACCCGCCCTGACAACCCCCAGGCCCAGGGCCAGCTCGCTCGCCTGTACCTGCACGAAGGCCAGCTGGATGAGGCCCAGGCGGCGCTGGAACAGGTCACCCGCCTGGACCCGGACAACCTCAAGGCCGTGGTGGCGCAGATCGATCTGCTGGACAAGCGCGGCAAGCCTGACCAGGCCCGTGAATTGCTGGCCCGTCAGCTCGAAGCGCACCCGGATTCAGCGTACCTGCAACATGCCTTGGGCATCTGGCTGCTCAACCACGGCCAGACTGAGTACGCCCTGCTCGGCCTGGCCAAGGCCGTGGAGCTTGAGCCCGACAACAGCGACTACCGCTACAAACTGGCCACGGCCCTGCATGACCTCGACCAGCTGGAAGCCGCGCAACGCCAGCTCGAGGAGCTGCTGCAACGCCAGCCCGCCAATCGTCGGGCGCGGGTGCTGTTGATTCGTTACTGGAAAGAGGCCGGGCAATTGCAAAATGTGCAGGTACTGCTGGCGCAACTGGAGCAGCAGAACCCGGATGACCCGGCGCTGCAGCAGGGGTTGTGAACAGCTGAACCTGTGGGAGCGGGCTTGCTCGCGATGCAGGCAACCCGGTCTGTCTGAAGCATTCGGGGTGATGCAATCGCGAGCAAGCCCGCTCCCACAAGCGCACCCCCAAAGGTATCAAGCGTCAAGCCAGCAATTTCTGGATCTGCGCCTGCAGGGTATCGAGGTCGAACGGCTTGGCCAGGATCGGTGCAGTCAGGGTGATCGGGCTGCCCGTGTCGCGGATCTCGGCCGGGTAGCCGCTGATAAAGATCACCTTCAGGTCCGGGCGCAGCTTGAGGGCAGGCTCGGCGATCTGTACCCCGGAAATCCCTCCCGGCAATCGGAAGTCGGTGACCATAAGGTCCAGATGCGGCTTGCTCGCCAGAATCTCGAACGCCTGCTCGCCATTTTCGGCCTGCAACACCCTGTAGCCTTCACCCGCCAGATAGGCACTGAGGACCATCAGGATCGAGGGATCGTCTTCGACAATCAAAACAACATCTTGCGCATCTTCACTCATGGGAAACCTTAATTCATGCCATCGCTGCCAGTATGACCCCGGGCGCGGTCATAGGTTGCGCCCAGTTTATGCCTTTTGTACCAACGGCAGGCAAACCCTGAACAAGGCCCCCTCACCCAGCGTGCTCTGCACGCTGATGGTGCCGCTGTGCGCAGTCACAATCTGCTCCGAAATAAACAGCCCCAGGCCAAGCCCTGCGGTCACATGGCTGGCCGATACCCGCTCAAATTGCTGGAAAACCCGCTGCTGGTTTTCTGCGCTGATGCCAATGCCCTGGTCGCGTACATCCACCACGGCCTGGTCATTTTCGATATAAACCGCTACATCAATGGGCTTTTTCGCGCCATAGCGCAAGGCATTGGTCAGCAGGTTACTGATGACCTGCTCGATCCTGAATTCATCCCACTGCCCCACCACCGGTTGCCCGGCCGTGAAGTTGACGCTCGATTGCGCCGCGCTGATCTGCGCGGCAAAGTTTTCCAGCAACCGGGCCACGACCTGGGTCAAGTCAACTGGCGCAGGGCGAATGGACAGCTTGCCGGTGCGGATGCGCGACACGTCGAGCATGTCTTCGATCAGGCGGATCAGGCTCTGGATCTGGCGCTCGTCGCGCTCGACCATCGCCTGCATCTTGTCCAGGGTGAATGCCGCGGCATTGTCCCGGGCCAGGTGCATCTTGCGCAGTTGGGTTTCCAGAATCAGCCCGTTGAGCGGCGTTCGCACCTCATGGGAGACGATCGACATAAAGTCGTCGCGCATGCGCACTGCATGCTCCAGTTCCACCTGGGTCAGCTGCAACTGCGCCAGCAGGGTTTCCTGCTCACGGCGACTCTGCTCCAGGGCTTCGACCTGCTGCTTCATGGCCTTGCTCTGGCGATACAACTCAACGAACACATTGACCTTGCTCTTGACCGCATGGATATCCAGCGGCTTGTGCAGAAAGTCCACCGCGCCGCTTTCATAGCCCTTGAAGGCATAGTTCATCTCGCGCCCGGCGGCACTGACAAACACGATGGGGATGTTTTTGGTCTTGGCCGTACCCCGCATCAGCTCGGCCAGCTCAAAACCGTTCATGCCG harbors:
- a CDS encoding response regulator, giving the protein MSEDAQDVVLIVEDDPSILMVLSAYLAGEGYRVLQAENGEQAFEILASKPHLDLMVTDFRLPGGISGVQIAEPALKLRPDLKVIFISGYPAEIRDTGSPITLTAPILAKPFDLDTLQAQIQKLLA
- a CDS encoding hybrid sensor histidine kinase/response regulator, encoding MLLNEIKAKLLIVDDLPENLLALEALIKREDRIVYKALSADEALSLLLQHEFAMAILDVQMPGMNGFELAELMRGTAKTKNIPIVFVSAAGREMNYAFKGYESGAVDFLHKPLDIHAVKSKVNVFVELYRQSKAMKQQVEALEQSRREQETLLAQLQLTQVELEHAVRMRDDFMSIVSHEVRTPLNGLILETQLRKMHLARDNAAAFTLDKMQAMVERDERQIQSLIRLIEDMLDVSRIRTGKLSIRPAPVDLTQVVARLLENFAAQISAAQSSVNFTAGQPVVGQWDEFRIEQVISNLLTNALRYGAKKPIDVAVYIENDQAVVDVRDQGIGISAENQQRVFQQFERVSASHVTAGLGLGLFISEQIVTAHSGTISVQSTLGEGALFRVCLPLVQKA
- a CDS encoding tetratricopeptide repeat protein — its product is MTQPRRYLVISLVSALVAAGLWYSMAPAPAVPTPSVSQRYSIALDIAHNGKPGAARVLYQQLARTDLSDSRRASLHAELPNYPSPQALKLADADLHNPSPLVRKAAIQSIVGLVPSAQRTLLLGPLLDDEEQSVRFAAANALLGLSPDEQGLYFGPLQQVIDEFERDLKTRPDNPQAQGQLARLYLHEGQLDEAQAALEQVTRLDPDNLKAVVAQIDLLDKRGKPDQARELLARQLEAHPDSAYLQHALGIWLLNHGQTEYALLGLAKAVELEPDNSDYRYKLATALHDLDQLEAAQRQLEELLQRQPANRRARVLLIRYWKEAGQLQNVQVLLAQLEQQNPDDPALQQGL